The Oceanispirochaeta sp. M1 sequence ATAACATTTTGGATAACGTTAACCTGGTCGTAAATGATGGCGATTTTTCCGTTTTATTAGCCCCGACAGGATCTGGTAAAACAACTTTATTAAAGATTATTGCTGGAATAGAAAAGCCAACAAGTGGAAAAATCTATTATGACGGAGTGGATGTCACAAATATGTCTGTTCAGCAGCGAAATATCGCAATGGTATATCAGCAGTTTGTTAACTATCCCTCTTTTACCATTTATGAAAATATTGCTTCTCCTCTCCGTGTATCAAAGATCAAATATACTGAAAAGGAAATAGATGAACGGGTAAGAGCCAATGCTGAACTATTGGGAATCAGTCATATTCTTGATCATTTACCAGAACAGATCAGTGGTGGCCAGCAGCAACGTACAGCACTTGCCAGGGCTCTTGCCAAAGGAACAAAGTACGTATTTCTGGATGAGCCTTTGGCAAATCTTGACTACAAGCTTAGAGAAGAGCTTCGGGGTGAGTTAAAACTGATCTTCGGCAAAAAAGGCGGATCAATCATCTATGCCACTCCTGAACCGATTGATGCCATGGGAATGGCTTCACATGTGGGCTTCGTACATGAAGGCAAAATAATGCAATACGGCCCCGTGAAAGAAGTCTATAAAAATCCTAAATATCTTGAGGTGGGTGAATATTTCAGCAATCCTACCATGAATATTTTAGAGGGAAAAAAAGTAGATGAGAACGGTCGTCAGTATATAAAAGTTACTGAGGAATTCAAAATTGATGTAAGTAAAATACATAATAAATTACCAAACGATTCTTATTATCTCGGTATTCATGCTCATGATATTTCGTTGACTCGTAAAAAAGATTCATTCGTGGAAATTGACGGATTTGTAGAGCTTACTGAGGCTGTTGGATCGGATACGGAAATTCATATTGAGCATGGCGGAAAAAATATTATCTCACTAGTACAAGATATTATTTCTTATGATATCGGTGAAGCCATAAAAATTTATGTAGATCCCGAACGATTTTATCTTTTTGATAAAAATACACATGAATTGAGCGCTAAAACCTGGTCTGAATGATAGGGAGGGATAAATAAAAATATGGCTACGATAGAATTAAGAGATATATGGCACAGTTATGAGCTCGCAGAAGGAAAAACTGATAATCCTAAATACGCGGTGG is a genomic window containing:
- a CDS encoding ABC transporter ATP-binding protein, whose translation is MGITVENVTKTHQGYNILDNVNLVVNDGDFSVLLAPTGSGKTTLLKIIAGIEKPTSGKIYYDGVDVTNMSVQQRNIAMVYQQFVNYPSFTIYENIASPLRVSKIKYTEKEIDERVRANAELLGISHILDHLPEQISGGQQQRTALARALAKGTKYVFLDEPLANLDYKLREELRGELKLIFGKKGGSIIYATPEPIDAMGMASHVGFVHEGKIMQYGPVKEVYKNPKYLEVGEYFSNPTMNILEGKKVDENGRQYIKVTEEFKIDVSKIHNKLPNDSYYLGIHAHDISLTRKKDSFVEIDGFVELTEAVGSDTEIHIEHGGKNIISLVQDIISYDIGEAIKIYVDPERFYLFDKNTHELSAKTWSE